A genomic window from Elaeis guineensis isolate ETL-2024a chromosome 3, EG11, whole genome shotgun sequence includes:
- the LOC105040375 gene encoding probable WRKY transcription factor 51: protein MLLIYAYKLLSLHLANYMCLEIVMAAPLGLTDMSYSPFFLVDRPSKVPGGEFVPADVSDDYMLGVSHCASPNDGLLEDSSVAGDPKKLVASNCVLNAPTTRMVMNCWNKTKKVDTRGSIGFRTKSEVDIIDDGFKWRKYGKKFVKSSPNPRNYYRCSNEGCAVKKRVERDQEDSRYVITTYEGVHNHVSPGTICCDFSPRHGETSARFHTASSVLF from the exons ATGCTTCTGATCTATGCTTATAAATTGCTATCGCTTCACTTGGCAAATTACATGTGCTTGGAAATTGTCATGGCTGCTCCTTTGGGGCTCACTGACATGTCCTACTCTCCTTTCTTCCTTGTAGACCGTCCTTCCAAAGTTCCCGGTGGCGAATTCGTTCCTGCCGACGTCTCTGATGACTACATGCTTGGAGTTTCGCATTGTGCCAGCCCTAATGACGGCCTGCTTGAGGACTCGTCGGTCGCCGGTGATCCCAAAAAGTTGGTTGCTAGTAATTGTGTCCTAAATGCGCCAACAACTAGAATGGTGAT GAATTGCTGGAATAAGACGAAGAAAGTGGATACGAGGGGTAGCATTGGATTTAGAACAAAATCCGAGGTTGACATCATAGATGATGGCTTCAAATGGAGGAAGTATGGGAAGAAGTTTGTGAAGAGCAGCCCAAATCCAAG GAATTACTACCGGTGCTCCAATGAGGGCTGTGCGGTGAAAAAGAGAGTGGAAAGAGACCAGGAAGACTCGCGCTACGTGATAACAACGTACGAAGGGGTGCACAACCATGTGAGCCCGGGCACTATTTGTTGCGATTTTAGCCCTCGTCACGGCGAAACCTCCGCCCGGTTTCATACGGCCAGCTCTGTCCTTTTTTGA